The nucleotide sequence atttgaagtttttgtacttgaaaaattgtaaatttgGCTGTGCATAATGCATACTACCACTGGATATTCGAGTTGTGCTTCTGTTTTACGGAATTGATATTGTTCGGAATGATCTCGACGAAATTTTGTGACCATTAGATATGTCTTGAACccaaaaatgctgatggaagtTGAATGATATGCAATTTTGGTCAAACTGATGAACCCATTTCTGTTAGGAATTTTTCTATAAAACTGTAGCgtgatttttggatgaaaaacGGCACTAACACGTTTCTGTATCTGTCACAGATTCACCCTTAAAAACTTGGTGCGATTTGGAGTTTAGTTGAGTATACAAATGTTGCTGGAAAGCTTGATTGCCCCTATTGCATGTTCTCGATGTTTATGGACACATATGCGGTttgaattctgttcgaatgacTTTGATTCTGTTTTGGGAATGTGAAATATGTATTCAGATGTTAAATTAATATGCCGGAAGATTGAAAATATGTTTGGGATGATATGGAATTGGAAAATGACCAAAAGAAATTAACGAGCACGTGAATGTTCTTGTGTTAATATTGTTCATCCATGTTCATACTAGAAACATGAAACCCTTGATACAAGGTGCAAGACATAAACATACTAAAGAGATGTTTATGTtgctaaaatttaataattataatgataattgtggtttttaaaagataaattagcTTTCATGATTGATCATAAGTCTTATTCATAATCATAGCATCCCCAGTCACATGGTGATAGTGACCGGGGTGTAATCAACAATGACTGAGAATTTATAATAACTGTTACCAAATTCTTTCAAGGCATGGATACCAGAGCagtaaatttaatattttcatagTAGTAAATAAAACTCTACTAAAAGCTTACCATGGAACCTCCAGCCGCCGTAGAATATGCAGTACTTCCCGTAGGAGTGCCAACGATGACTCCATCACCTTGTACCTGAAAGACATGACATCTGTCATATAGAAGGTACAGCATTGCATCATATAAAGTTGTTTTGAGAtatgaaatttcaaaattaactgTTTCATCATAGAATACGAAACATGCATATAAATTTAGAGCACGcattataaaaacataaattgacACTCACTTTGGTTATAAGGTGTTCGTGTTCATAGCATTCAATCTTTGAAAGGTATGGATTAGAACCCCGATCAACAACCACCTCATTGAGGATATCAAATACTTTCCCTGGAATTGCTTTACCTTTACGAAAAATTTCACATCGGAGACGCATCCTAAGAGTAATGTAGACACCATCTCGTGAAGTATTTCCGTGAATGACTTGTCTTAAGTCTTGCCTGTAGTCGTCAAACTACATACACGGAGCAGAACAGAAGTCAAACAAATGACATTGAATTGAAGCTGCcgatattattttatgataaaataaagacaACTACATCAGGGgttctttaacttaatttaaaatttcaaaaaagtctttcatctttttttcgtgtcaaattagtcttttatctttaaaattgttCACACCGTTGAAccaactttcatttttagtccACTTCTGTTACAAATTTGTGTACATGATAATTGAATGATAGACTGTGAAAAATATCTCACCACTCAGCACCACAATTAAATCCTCATTGACAACAAGAAGCAAAAACCttggataaaaattaaaaaaggtaATGTTCGTTATGATTGATTACATATTGTAGCGGtcattatgatataatttagaTGTAATCTTGATGAACTGAAGATGTAATTTACACTTTTGAATGATCAACTTGATCAAGTACGACTTTCTGTAACATagatgaaaaataaagtttggTCCAACATTATTGAcgtttttaaacaaaaatgacTAACTTgacatgaaaaaaatataaaggaccTGTTTGaaacattaaatttaattaaaggaCTCTGGTATAATTTagcctaaaataaattatgatttgAAAAGCTTACACTATGAGAAGTCAGAAAACCAAGGGAACCAAGGTTAAATGATACAATTGGGGGAACAGCATCTCTGAATAGATTTGATGCATGCAGTATAACACCGTCTCCCCCCAAGCAAGCCACAAAATCTACTTTCTCGTGTAGATCACTGAATCAAAGGAGTAGCTTTAAGTAAACAAAGTGCGTAGAATTGAAGTGAGTTCAACAATGTTATTATTTCAAACTAAAGTACCTTGTATCATGGCTATAAAAGGTCTGCACAAATCCAAAACCTGGAATTCTAGCAAGTACATCATGCACATCAGGTTCCACAATAacattcattttctcttggtGATGTAGAAAAGTAGCAACCTGCAGATTAGATATAGAAACTGGATTAAGGATGGATGTActtgatttatttaaaaactTCATAATAAATACTCGTAATTTCaataagaatttaaaaaaaagaaaacaaaaaacactaaCAAATGCATGAATATTCACATCTTCGATGCAAAATATTTTTGCAATTAAGTTGCACCTATACATTAACTACAGAAACTCTAGTGCTATGCCTATTCTAAACCATTGAATATCATGCTTCTTAGAGTCAAAGAAAATCATTACCATTTTTGCTTCTTCCAATAGTTCATCCCCAAGCTTTTTTAACAACAGCACATTCTTTGGTGTAGACTTCCACATAAGCATCTGTTGCTGAGTGCTAGGATGAGTGAAAGCCAAAGAAGATTCCGTGACCTTTTCTCTAGTACAAGAAAATCCATCTGTCCGAACCAAGAACATCTCGGCTTTCTTTCTTGACTGCACCCTTACAACTCCCGTTGACGACGCACACATATCGCCTTCAAGGGATCCCAACTCTTCATCGCGTAAAGCTAACCCAGCCTTGACCTTTCCATTTTCAACCCTTGGAGATTTAGTtgatacattattattattattattattattattcgcAACAGCGGAGACGTCGGCATTAGCCATGTAATGTAATTCCCCTTGACTTAAGTTGTTTACTGTTTTCCTACTAGAACTAGATGTATTCCCATTCACCGACTTTTGATTGTCATCGACCGTAATTTCGGGCTCTCCAGATGGATGATCAACATGAGCTGATCCATTTAAACTATCAGTGCCCACAATAGTACCATTGGAAACAACCACATCTCTTTCACGTCTTCCAATAGCCATGTCCTTAAACTGCGGTAAGAATTTTGCCCTTttgatttgataattgacaTAATCGGGAGGTGAAATCTTCCTGCTACCCAAAAACTTGGACATCACTTTTTTGGAAAAGATATCAGGAGGAGGAACTTGAGCTTTTAAAGGGTTAATCTTGCTGGAAAAACTTGGGAAAGATCCTTCCTTGTCAGGAGAAATTCCATTTACGGCTCCATTACCTTGTGTATTCTCATCATACCCCTTTTCAGAGACACTTCTGTCAGATGTTACAGAACTACATGTTGCATCGAAACTGTCTTGCAATGAAGTAACATCCTTGTCGAGGGAGGATCTTTCTGCAGTCGCTGAAGAATCCAGCAGTTTTGCGGAGCTATTTGTAGAATGTGATAACCTGTTAGAGGGGGTAATTGGTGGACTAGAAACATTTTGTGACGAAGAGCGAGTCATGTACTGCCTCCATCTGGACACCATGGCAGATGATCTCCAAACTCCTTCCTTGCTATGAAGATAGATAGGCCTTTTGCTGCTATCTGAAACATAAGATGCAAACCTCGCAACCTGTTCCATTGTTGGTGCAGTCATAACCTCAACTGGGATTTTTACTAAATCAATTTTGCCAGATGAAATAGCATCGTTCACGGCCACTTGATAGAAATTATCTCTTACAGTCTCGGCTCTGATATCTATAATTGTTTTGTATCCTTTATCTAGTAACCACGTTAGTCCTTCTTCTGTTACCTGACCACCAGTCCAAAAAGCCGTTTCTAATTCTTCAGATTCCGTGTCTtctttagaagaagaaaaatatacaGGACACCAATTAGCAAATAGTGTAGGGCAGGGATAACCCTCACCACGAGGAAAACCAGAATCATAGCAGACATTCTTCAGTTTCTGAAGTTTCCTCCATACATTTAAGCTCCGATCATCATCTGGTGTTAAATAATTCTGCAGGGCAACATGCAAACTCTCAGAACACCTTTTCATCTCGCTTCTGAAAACGGCAAGTGGAGGGAGCTTATCCTCGATCTCGCTAATCTCTCCGTCATGAAAGGGGTTTATAATTGAGGACCTTCCGGTAAGAACATCGTCCCTGCCTTTGTTCACAAGGGATACCATGCATCCAAGAACAGAAactattttatcttcaagttGAGGTTTCTCATCTGATGAAACCTCATACGAGACGCTGCATTCCCCAGTCAACGGATTGCATAATGCATCCATTAATGCAGAATGAAGCCTTTCGGAGTTCCTAAAGATCCTACAATATGCCTCGACTTCAGCAATATCACCCGGAACTGGTCCCCTCCAGGACAATTTTGATAGATCATGGGATTGGAAGGAattcaaattctaaaaatgGAAACATCAAATACAAATTGGAAAGATTAATGTTAGTCCATGACATTAAGTTCAAGAGTTAATTCATCAATgcatataaacaaaaaacattagaaAAATACGGAAATTCATTTAAGGGCCTggttggattgacttatttgagcttatctactaacataagcacttgtgacaCTATTTGGGAGAACtcatgaaaatagcttatgacatgttcataagttgttttcagcttattttcataagctctctaaaatagcttatgaaaaaagCTTATCGATTATAcgaaaatagtttgactttattttatcttgggttatagaaataacttatctataagtgtttatgctataagctgcaaaataagttgtttaccCAAGTAGGCCTAAGCCTAAGTTGAAGAACAcatacaaaaattaacaagaGCAATTCATTTATGTTGAATTTCATACTCCGAGTTTAGAATTATCCAGCAATGCCAACTGAATCATAATGCAAAACAACTAATAAAATGGACCAAATGAATCTCTAATAGCATGCATCAAGATTGGTCAAGTTCACATTCCAAAAATATGGAATTAAAAGAATAACAAAAGCAACAAACTGTGCAAACATGATTAAGAAATCATACTACTATGAGAGTTACCCAACAACAAGTCTTGAGAAACCACATTGCAATTTCGAAATAATTATGCTTTGCTTTTATTGAAGTTGTATTGAAGTCTCACATTGCTCAGGTTCTTTGGTGTATGTGTTTGGGCACCCTCATCCTTTGAATTAACTTTTGGGATGAGATTCAAGCCCATTTAACATGGTATTGGTGTCGGGTTAAGAATTGCAATGTGGGAATTGGACCCACGACCCATGCTAGGCGTGAGAGTAGATATTGAAATTGTTTGAAGTTTGATTCGAGTCCCACATTACTCAGGTTCCCGGATTGTTTGTTGGTTGTATAAATGCATTTAGAAACCCTCATCCTTTAAGCTAGCTTAACTTAGTATTAGAGTGGAATGCTATGTGGGAATTAGAGTCATGACCCAGGATAGAAGTGACGATGAGTATTAAACAGTTATCTAATACAACACATGGATAAGTATctaatacaacaacaacaaccaagcattATCCCATTAAGtgaggtcggctacatggatcaaattacaccatgatgttctatcataaaccatatttggatccaactcatcgATCTCTAAATCTTTTCTAATAGTCTCTCTCATAGtcccaaaccacctaagcctaaTTTCTATCATTGCTAATCCTATATTAGTCTTACAACTCATCTAACGCAATATCCTCATCTCCGCTACGCTTACTTCATTCTCATGTTGGTTCTAATAGTATAAACAAAATCATTATAAATGTAAACTTgcataaaagtttaaaatacaCATAACATGTTAGAATTTATGAATAGCAAAAATAACATCTAAGTTCTCTCCTAACATAATACAAGtgattttcacaaacaaatCATGATCATCACACACAAACCAGCTAAAGGTTTAATTTCatagaattttctttttattactaAATTCCTCAACAAGGAAGTATAATCTATGATCAACATCAAACACactattttataattcaaatgACATAAAAACTAAGCCGCAAAGtgtcttatttaattatttcaagtGACAGAAACTAAACATTATAAATAAACTTGCAACTTGAAAGTTAAAActataataacataacatattagAATTACTATAAATCATAAGTATAAGAGAGTGATACCGGAGAATCAAGTCCGAAGGTGAATGAAAATGACTTGGAAAGCTGTGCACTGATAACAAACTTGACATGCCTCCTTAGTATCCTTCTTCCTTTCCTTTGATACTCAAAGCCCAGGCCCAAGCCCAGGAATCTATTGTTggtgaagaatgaagaagagtTGGAAAACAAACATGGATAAGAATAAGTTGAATGAACTACGGAGAATGCCATGTCGATACATGCTACCATTGGAGTTAGTTCAACTACCTACCAACGAtcttctttaattatttttcttatcaaaattaattaatactatactatgtattttatttgttttatttttgtttaaggaTTCTGtgataatgaaaatgaaaaaagtttgggataataataaattttggtGGTGGAGGTAACATGTCAGGTTTGATTGACAAAAATTTGCGTTAAGTTGCTTCTTGATGTGATGGTTGTTAATATATGTGCGTGTTGTGTTGTGTGGCTTtgcatgttttttctttcttgttatccatttatgtttttctttctcttattgGTCCACGTTATCACCACAAATCTCATTCTGATTTCTTCTCTTTCACAATATTTGACTCTCAAATCTCTTCTTATTGCtacatatttattttctatgaAGAATATAGTTTAAGGTAACTTTTTTTACTGAGGCGATTTTCGTCCTCGTTGAGTGATCTGACTTGGTGATTACCTTCATTTTTCATTATCTTTCATTATTGATACATATGATATGAACCTAAATTTAAGATGGAAGTTTAGAGATAATAGAGTATAAATGTGCAACTAACAATTAGTGCtatattcaataaataaataaaaaatgtgatgCATAATTATCGTTTAAAAACACTATGTAATAAAATATACTACATAAACATTTAATATGTTAGAACGCAagtttgaacatgtaatttttaattttttaaactcaGTTCATTGAGTTCACATCTGgactcaaatgaaaaaaaataaataatagaaaaaaaatatgcaacCCAGCCAAATCATTAAATATTGTaggaaatttataattttataattataagctcactcttcaaaaaatattcattactaaaaaaacttaattacaGAAGTCAGTATTAAGATACCTAAATAAGATGTTATCGTTATTTCCTAAATAAGATGTTATCATTATTTTTGCTGACTTTTGCATAAAGATTCAACTTTTATCATTAAAGAAATTATCTAACACATTTGCCATTTCATTTTCATGACAAAGTCTAAGTactcaattttcttttttctttatcgTTTTATGAATCAATCGTCGAAATCCGTATGCATATGTGCCGCCACAAGCAATGTTTTCTAGCAGTTGGAAAACCCTCTTAACATATTGCTACAAGCAATATGGGAGGTTCAATTTCATCAGGCATGAATGTTCATTCAAACGGGGTAAGTGAAAGGTACTAATAAAAATAAGGGAGAAAAAAATTCATGCAACTAGTATCAATGTTGTTCATGACCGTATGCACCCTTGACTATGTCTTGCAATATTCCTGTCGGTTACTCTCGTATTCTGTTcagaatttgatatttttattcattcGCTGGGATCTTTTACCAGTAAACATTCCATGCATTAAGCACAACATAAGGCCAACATATCTTAGAGGTCAAAGCTAAACAAAATAGTACATTACGTTGAAAATCTCAAGATCCGCTCTGGGACACACTATTTCTGGGCTTCTACCTAAACACTGAAGCATTCGATAGTCTAGAACACTGACTATTGCTGAGAAGCAATTGCATGTATCAGCACAAATATCATGATTTCAAATTTCCCAAAAGCATCCTGCTTATCCAATCAGAATTGTTCCTTCAAACTCATGGAAATCCCCTTTTCTTCCGCCCCTCCCACTAAAATAACAAAGCGAGCTACTCTGCAATTT is from Medicago truncatula cultivar Jemalong A17 chromosome 1, MtrunA17r5.0-ANR, whole genome shotgun sequence and encodes:
- the LOC25482442 gene encoding NAD kinase 2, chloroplastic; amino-acid sequence: MVACIDMAFSVVHSTYSYPCLFSNSSSFFTNNRFLGLGLGFEYQRKGRRILRRHVKFVISAQLSKSFSFTFGLDSPNLNSFQSHDLSKLSWRGPVPGDIAEVEAYCRIFRNSERLHSALMDALCNPLTGECSVSYEVSSDEKPQLEDKIVSVLGCMVSLVNKGRDDVLTGRSSIINPFHDGEISEIEDKLPPLAVFRSEMKRCSESLHVALQNYLTPDDDRSLNVWRKLQKLKNVCYDSGFPRGEGYPCPTLFANWCPVYFSSSKEDTESEELETAFWTGGQVTEEGLTWLLDKGYKTIIDIRAETVRDNFYQVAVNDAISSGKIDLVKIPVEVMTAPTMEQVARFASYVSDSSKRPIYLHSKEGVWRSSAMVSRWRQYMTRSSSQNVSSPPITPSNRLSHSTNSSAKLLDSSATAERSSLDKDVTSLQDSFDATCSSVTSDRSVSEKGYDENTQGNGAVNGISPDKEGSFPSFSSKINPLKAQVPPPDIFSKKVMSKFLGSRKISPPDYVNYQIKRAKFLPQFKDMAIGRRERDVVVSNGTIVGTDSLNGSAHVDHPSGEPEITVDDNQKSVNGNTSSSSRKTVNNLSQGELHYMANADVSAVANNNNNNNNNVSTKSPRVENGKVKAGLALRDEELGSLEGDMCASSTGVVRVQSRKKAEMFLVRTDGFSCTREKVTESSLAFTHPSTQQQMLMWKSTPKNVLLLKKLGDELLEEAKMVATFLHHQEKMNVIVEPDVHDVLARIPGFGFVQTFYSHDTSDLHEKVDFVACLGGDGVILHASNLFRDAVPPIVSFNLGSLGFLTSHSFDDYRQDLRQVIHGNTSRDGVYITLRMRLRCEIFRKGKAIPGKVFDILNEVVVDRGSNPYLSKIECYEHEHLITKVQGDGVIVGTPTGSTAYSTAAGGSMVHPNVPCILFTPICPHSLSFRPVILPDSARLELKIPEDARSNAWVSFDGKRRQQLSRGDSVRIHMSEHPLPTVNKFDQTGDWFRSLIRCLNWNERLDQKAL